A part of Lacinutrix sp. 5H-3-7-4 genomic DNA contains:
- a CDS encoding trans-aconitate 2-methyltransferase, with amino-acid sequence MAKSFDPRRILENSIIYNTFQYIVGGVRARRLFVENDVRLQVNQKILDIGCGPGYLIDFLPNTDYTGIDIDANYIKTAKTRYPNDTFYCTAVEDFNLEAPNTFDVVIAAGVIHHLTDSQTSRLFELAKKALKPNGRLITLDGCYIEKQNPIAKKLLDIDRGQFVRTEDAYINLTSTFFSNVNSKIANNYFHIPYTLMIMECKN; translated from the coding sequence ATGGCAAAATCTTTTGACCCAAGACGTATTCTTGAAAATTCTATAATTTACAATACCTTCCAGTATATTGTTGGTGGCGTAAGAGCGAGAAGATTGTTTGTTGAAAATGATGTAAGATTACAAGTCAACCAAAAGATTTTAGATATTGGTTGTGGTCCTGGTTATTTAATAGATTTTTTACCAAATACAGACTATACTGGTATTGACATTGACGCTAATTATATTAAAACTGCTAAAACACGCTACCCAAATGATACTTTTTACTGTACTGCAGTTGAAGATTTTAATTTAGAAGCTCCCAATACTTTTGATGTGGTTATAGCTGCTGGCGTTATACACCATTTGACAGATTCTCAAACTTCAAGATTATTTGAGCTCGCTAAAAAAGCATTAAAACCTAACGGAAGATTAATAACTTTGGATGGCTGCTATATTGAAAAACAAAATCCAATTGCTAAAAAATTATTAGATATAGATCGTGGACAGTTTGTTAGAACTGAAGACGCTTATATTAATTTGACTAGTACTTTTTTCTCTAATGTAAATTCAAAAATAGCCAACAATTATTTTCATATTCCTTATACGTTAATGATTATGGAATGCAAAAACTAA
- a CDS encoding glycosyltransferase family 2 protein, with protein MKTPEKLSVIIPIFNESGIIDTLYTRLVAAVTKITDNYEFVFVNDGSKDNSINEIKAIASQDEQVFFIDFSRNFGHQIAVSAGLKNVTGDSIVIIDGDLQDPPELIPELYKAYKSGFDVVYAKRKKRDGETWLKKTTSKWFYRTLSNITNFDIPLDTGDFRLISKKVVDALNTMPEQNKFIRAQIAWLGFKDTSVEFDRDSRKIGVTGYSYSRSIKMALDGITGFSDKPLLFVSRLGLIISLLSFAIILYALIAYFFFNQQVAGWTSLIVSTMFIGGIQLISVGVIGEYIARINTDVKKRPLYIVNETNIASAEVLDAN; from the coding sequence ATGAAAACACCCGAAAAACTTTCTGTAATAATTCCCATATTTAATGAGTCTGGTATAATAGATACATTATATACTAGATTAGTAGCAGCAGTAACTAAAATAACAGATAATTACGAATTTGTATTTGTAAACGATGGTAGTAAAGATAATTCTATAAACGAAATTAAAGCAATTGCTTCACAAGACGAACAGGTTTTTTTTATAGATTTTAGTAGAAATTTTGGTCATCAAATAGCTGTGTCTGCAGGTTTAAAAAACGTTACAGGTGATAGTATTGTTATAATAGATGGCGATTTACAAGATCCTCCAGAATTAATACCAGAACTTTATAAAGCCTATAAATCTGGTTTTGATGTAGTGTATGCTAAACGAAAAAAACGTGATGGAGAAACTTGGTTAAAAAAAACAACTTCAAAATGGTTTTATAGAACACTTTCTAACATTACAAATTTTGATATCCCATTAGATACAGGAGACTTTAGATTAATATCTAAAAAAGTTGTAGATGCTTTAAATACAATGCCCGAGCAAAATAAATTTATAAGAGCTCAAATTGCCTGGTTAGGTTTTAAAGACACATCTGTAGAATTCGATAGAGATAGTAGAAAAATAGGTGTAACAGGATACTCATATAGCCGTTCAATTAAAATGGCTTTAGATGGTATTACAGGCTTTTCAGATAAACCTTTGCTTTTTGTAAGCCGTTTAGGGTTAATTATATCTCTATTATCTTTTGCAATAATTTTATACGCACTAATAGCTTACTTTTTCTTTAATCAACAAGTTGCAGGATGGACATCTTTAATAGTAAGTACAATGTTTATTGGAGGTATTCAACTCATTTCGGTAGGTGTTATAGGTGAATATATTGCACGTATAAATACAGATGTTAAAAAAAGACCGTTATACATTGTAAATGAAACAAATATCGCTTCCGCAGAAGTGTTAGACGCTAACTAA
- a CDS encoding GNAT family N-acetyltransferase, with product MEYHKDRFTDGSLLIFKADKLIGILPGNTLDSVLHSHQGLTYGGLVLNKTLKLNDTIEAFKALLKFLETNNIKTLHIKNIPSIYNLVPSEELDYILFLLNASITRTDVLSVIENNTVSQPVSKVRTRGVKRAEALDLEIKEDENFKAFWEDVLKPNLQEKYNKKPVHSLEEIIQLQHKFPKNIRQFNVYYKNEIVAGTTIFETKNVAHAQYISAKENKQELGSLDFLFNHLINTTFKNKKYFDFGISNENNGKKLNQGLLYWKESFGARTITQQFYSISTKNHKLLNNVML from the coding sequence ATGGAATACCATAAAGATAGATTTACAGATGGTTCTTTATTAATTTTTAAAGCCGATAAACTAATAGGTATATTACCCGGAAACACCTTAGATTCAGTATTACATTCGCATCAAGGTTTAACTTATGGTGGTTTGGTTTTAAATAAAACATTAAAGCTAAACGATACTATTGAAGCTTTTAAAGCGCTTTTAAAGTTTTTAGAAACAAACAATATTAAAACTCTTCATATAAAAAATATCCCAAGTATTTATAATTTAGTTCCAAGTGAAGAGTTAGACTATATTTTGTTTTTGTTAAATGCAAGTATCACTAGAACCGATGTGCTTTCTGTAATCGAAAATAATACCGTTTCACAACCTGTGTCTAAAGTAAGAACAAGAGGTGTAAAACGTGCAGAGGCTTTAGATTTAGAAATAAAAGAAGACGAAAATTTTAAGGCTTTTTGGGAAGACGTTTTAAAACCAAACTTACAAGAAAAGTACAATAAAAAGCCAGTACATAGTTTAGAAGAAATAATACAATTACAGCATAAATTTCCTAAAAATATTAGACAATTTAATGTGTATTATAAAAATGAAATTGTAGCAGGAACAACAATTTTTGAAACAAAAAATGTAGCACATGCGCAATACATTTCGGCAAAAGAAAATAAACAAGAATTGGGTAGTTTAGACTTTTTATTTAACCACTTAATAAATACTACTTTTAAAAATAAAAAGTATTTCGATTTTGGTATTTCTAACGAAAACAACGGCAAAAAATTAAATCAAGGTTTGTTGTACTGGAAAGAAAGTTTTGGCGCAAGAACAATAACACAACAATTTTATAGTATTTCAACGAAAAATCATAAACTTTTAAATAACGTTATGCTATGA
- a CDS encoding DegT/DnrJ/EryC1/StrS aminotransferase family protein, whose amino-acid sequence MIKFLDLQAINARFDTAFKNQFQQFLNSGQYILGNGVKQFETAFANYCGTKYCIGVSNGLDALIITFKAYMQLGKLQKGDEVIVPANTFIATLLAITEVGLKPVLVEPDINTFNIDAQEIEKHINAKTKAIVIVHLYGQLANMESINLLAKKNNLLVIEDAAQAHGAINNSKKRAGNLGDCATFSFYPAKNLGALGDAGAITTNNKDFANICNAIRNYGSSEKYIHNYLGSNKRLDELQALFLNEKLKVLDADNEARRDVANRYLNEIKNKKITLPYYNGSKNHVFHLFVILVKNRNKFINYMETNGIETAIHYPVAPHKQEAFNTFTPKHLPVTENIHNNCVSLPISPILSSKAITTIIATINTYN is encoded by the coding sequence ATGATTAAGTTTTTAGATTTACAAGCCATAAACGCTAGGTTTGACACAGCGTTTAAAAATCAGTTTCAACAGTTTTTAAATTCTGGCCAATACATTTTAGGTAACGGTGTAAAACAGTTTGAAACAGCATTTGCAAACTATTGCGGTACAAAATATTGTATAGGTGTAAGTAATGGTTTAGATGCTTTAATTATTACGTTTAAAGCTTATATGCAATTAGGAAAATTGCAAAAAGGAGACGAAGTTATTGTGCCAGCAAATACATTTATAGCAACACTATTAGCTATAACAGAAGTAGGTTTAAAACCTGTTTTAGTAGAGCCAGATATAAACACTTTTAATATTGATGCTCAAGAAATAGAAAAGCATATAAATGCAAAAACTAAAGCCATAGTAATTGTGCATTTATATGGGCAATTGGCTAATATGGAAAGTATTAATTTATTAGCTAAAAAAAATAATTTATTAGTAATAGAAGATGCTGCACAGGCGCATGGAGCAATAAATAACAGCAAAAAGCGAGCAGGAAATTTAGGCGATTGCGCAACGTTTAGTTTTTATCCAGCTAAAAATTTAGGTGCTTTAGGAGATGCAGGAGCAATAACGACCAATAATAAAGATTTTGCAAATATTTGCAATGCTATTAGAAACTACGGTAGCAGTGAAAAATACATTCATAATTATCTAGGAAGTAACAAACGTTTAGACGAATTACAAGCGCTGTTTTTAAACGAAAAGCTTAAGGTGTTAGATGCAGATAATGAAGCCAGAAGAGACGTCGCTAATAGGTATTTAAACGAAATTAAAAATAAAAAAATAACGTTACCATACTATAATGGTTCTAAAAACCACGTATTTCATTTGTTTGTAATTTTAGTTAAAAACCGAAATAAGTTTATAAATTATATGGAAACAAATGGTATAGAAACGGCCATTCATTATCCTGTGGCACCACATAAACAAGAAGCTTTTAATACGTTCACACCGAAACATTTACCTGTTACCGAAAATATACACAACAATTGTGTTAGTTTGCCTATTAGTCCTATATTGTCTTCCAAAGCTATTACAACCATTATCGCCACAATTAATACCTATAATTGA
- a CDS encoding O-antigen translocase, which yields MKKLLNYINNNVLVKVASLNSVSVIIKIIAGFLTSKFIAIFVGAEGLALVGNLRNFVSSAQSFSILGLYNGVVKYIAQNKSNRVELSKTLSTAFYLGFIATAIICSFIYYNADYINDSIFHEYNDYAYVIKIFAIVLPFYALNMLCFSIMNGFSKFKFLIVFNIFGQILGAVITIFLIWQNQIDGALISVVIAESLLFLITLVGILNRKNFTKLVRVTQFSLAYVKKLSSYSIMALFSAIVMPLVAIAIRSYIIDEVGLKEAGMWEAMNRISKYYLMFVYSLLTLYILPRFSEINSTKGFRKEVFGFYKTIIPIFAGGLLIIYLLREYIVQILFTFEFDPVSDLFLWQLLGDFVKVLSIIIAYQFLAKRMFWHYIITEAFSVIILYLTSMFFIDNFGVKGANIAHFVTYVMYYGVILLIFSSSLFGVLPDAEIEKEDSQDSQNSK from the coding sequence TTGAAAAAACTTCTTAATTACATAAACAATAATGTTTTAGTTAAAGTTGCTTCCCTTAATTCGGTTTCCGTAATTATTAAGATTATAGCAGGTTTTTTAACCTCTAAATTTATAGCCATTTTTGTTGGAGCCGAAGGTTTAGCTTTAGTGGGTAATCTTAGAAACTTTGTAAGTTCGGCACAATCATTTTCTATTTTAGGTTTATACAATGGTGTAGTAAAATATATTGCACAAAATAAAAGCAATAGAGTAGAGCTCTCTAAAACATTATCTACAGCATTTTATCTAGGTTTTATAGCAACTGCTATAATTTGCTCGTTTATATATTATAATGCAGATTATATAAACGATTCTATTTTTCATGAGTATAATGACTATGCATACGTAATTAAAATATTTGCCATTGTACTGCCATTTTATGCGTTAAACATGCTTTGTTTTTCGATAATGAATGGTTTTTCAAAATTTAAGTTTCTAATTGTTTTTAACATATTTGGGCAGATTTTAGGAGCAGTTATTACCATTTTTTTAATCTGGCAAAACCAAATAGATGGTGCATTAATATCTGTAGTAATAGCAGAGTCACTATTGTTTTTAATAACCTTGGTAGGTATTTTAAACAGGAAAAATTTCACCAAACTAGTTAGAGTCACGCAATTTAGTTTAGCATATGTAAAAAAATTAAGCTCGTATTCTATAATGGCTTTATTTTCTGCAATTGTAATGCCTTTGGTAGCTATTGCAATAAGGTCGTACATAATAGATGAGGTAGGTTTAAAGGAAGCAGGAATGTGGGAAGCAATGAATCGTATTTCTAAATACTATTTAATGTTTGTGTATTCTCTTTTAACACTTTATATATTGCCTCGTTTTTCTGAAATTAATTCTACTAAAGGTTTTAGAAAAGAAGTTTTTGGGTTTTACAAAACTATAATACCAATTTTTGCAGGAGGACTTTTAATTATTTATTTGCTTAGAGAATACATAGTTCAAATTCTTTTTACATTCGAGTTTGATCCAGTAAGTGATTTGTTTTTATGGCAGCTATTAGGTGATTTTGTTAAAGTGTTATCTATTATTATAGCGTATCAATTTTTAGCCAAAAGAATGTTTTGGCATTATATAATTACCGAAGCTTTTTCTGTAATCATTCTGTATTTAACAAGTATGTTTTTTATAGATAATTTTGGTGTAAAAGGAGCGAATATTGCACACTTTGTTACTTACGTCATGTATTATGGAGTAATATTATTAATTTTTAGTTCGTCGTTATTTGGAGTCTTGCCAGATGCAGAAATTGAAAAAGAAGATTCTCAAGATTCCCAAAACTCTAAATAG
- a CDS encoding glycosyltransferase, with product MKILLIGEYSNLHNSLKAGLEKLGHTVVIAGLNDGFKNFPVDILLKKRYQKGFFKKLKVLIYKLSKIDLYSLDIKRQIKNALPQLSGFDVVQFINESAFMCTPNIEAYIFNSIQKNNSKIYLLSCGTDYTSVNYAYNKNLKYSILTPFFNEKGKKSNYQSVLKYLKPEYKKLHDTVFKGIEGVIASDFDYHLPLQNHPKYLGMIANPINVDVLEFKALTNLNPIVIFHGINKNNYYKKGNDLFEIALKEIQKSHGDKVKVITTHNLPYNEYIKAYNDAHIILDQVYSYDQGYNALESMAKGKVVFTGLENECLLHYNLEKNSIAINATPNVNAIIKHLNALIENPDNITKIGHAAQRFVNKEHNYINSAKRYLEFWES from the coding sequence ATGAAGATTTTATTAATAGGAGAATATAGCAATTTACACAATTCTTTAAAGGCTGGCCTTGAAAAGTTAGGACACACTGTTGTTATTGCTGGATTAAATGATGGTTTTAAAAATTTTCCCGTAGATATTCTTTTAAAAAAACGCTACCAAAAAGGATTTTTTAAAAAACTAAAAGTGCTTATTTATAAGCTTAGTAAAATCGATTTATATTCTTTAGATATTAAAAGGCAAATTAAAAATGCTTTACCACAACTTAGTGGTTTTGATGTTGTGCAATTTATTAACGAAAGTGCTTTTATGTGCACGCCTAATATTGAAGCGTATATTTTTAATTCAATACAAAAAAACAATAGTAAAATTTATTTGCTCTCTTGTGGTACAGACTATACAAGTGTTAACTACGCCTATAATAAAAACTTAAAATACTCTATACTTACACCGTTTTTTAATGAAAAAGGAAAAAAAAGCAACTACCAATCTGTTTTAAAATACTTAAAACCAGAATATAAAAAATTGCACGATACCGTTTTTAAAGGTATTGAAGGTGTTATTGCTTCAGATTTTGATTACCATTTACCATTACAAAACCATCCTAAATATTTAGGTATGATTGCTAACCCAATTAATGTTGATGTTTTAGAATTTAAAGCATTAACAAACTTAAATCCCATTGTAATATTTCATGGTATTAACAAAAATAATTATTACAAAAAAGGTAACGATTTATTTGAAATTGCTTTGAAGGAAATACAAAAATCTCATGGCGATAAGGTTAAGGTAATTACAACTCATAATTTACCTTACAATGAGTATATTAAAGCTTATAATGATGCACACATTATACTAGACCAGGTTTATAGTTACGATCAAGGTTATAATGCTTTAGAGTCTATGGCTAAGGGCAAGGTTGTTTTTACAGGTTTAGAAAATGAATGTTTACTGCACTATAATTTAGAAAAAAATAGCATTGCCATAAATGCTACACCAAATGTTAATGCGATAATTAAACATTTAAATGCCCTTATAGAAAACCCAGATAACATTACCAAAATAGGACATGCAGCGCAGCGCTTTGTAAATAAAGAACATAATTATATTAATAGCGCAAAACGCTATTTAGAGTTTTGGGAATCTTGA
- a CDS encoding glycosyltransferase: MQSNNKKKICLVVSSLGQGGAQKVGALLSKMLHDLGHEVHIVSVLNIVDYSYKGTLFNLGKINASRFKKLLIFKNYLKAHNFDCIIDNRSRVQALRDFIINKFIYKIPTIYIVHNYKTSHAFSKYNWLNKYLYKNEMLITVSQAAEHKFKSLYNLKNCRTIYNPIDFIALNKQAEKTQHLNSSLTNYILFYGRLNEHHKNLKFLLRTYKASILIEKGYKLVLLGNGNDTDTLKEYTQNLDLQKHVVFIPYVENPLPYVKQAKFTVLTSNFEGFPMVLLESLALKTPVIAVDCNSGPREIIEHKFNGLLIETNNETAFENAMNSFILDDTLYQNCKQNSVNSVKQFSISEIAKQWDKAITDLLN; this comes from the coding sequence TTGCAAAGTAACAATAAAAAAAAAATATGCCTAGTCGTATCGTCTTTAGGTCAAGGTGGCGCGCAAAAAGTAGGTGCTTTATTATCTAAAATGCTTCATGATTTAGGTCATGAAGTGCACATTGTTAGTGTTTTAAATATTGTAGATTATAGTTACAAAGGCACATTATTTAATTTAGGAAAAATAAATGCGAGCAGATTTAAAAAATTACTAATTTTTAAAAACTATTTAAAAGCTCATAATTTTGACTGTATTATAGATAATAGATCGCGTGTTCAAGCTTTAAGAGATTTTATAATTAATAAGTTCATTTATAAAATTCCTACAATTTACATTGTACATAACTATAAAACATCACATGCTTTTTCAAAATACAACTGGCTTAATAAATATTTGTATAAAAATGAAATGCTAATTACAGTATCTCAAGCTGCAGAACATAAATTTAAAAGCTTATATAATTTAAAAAATTGCCGCACAATTTATAATCCTATAGATTTTATAGCGTTAAATAAACAAGCTGAAAAAACGCAACATTTAAATTCTAGTTTAACTAATTATATTTTGTTTTATGGAAGGCTTAATGAGCACCACAAAAACTTAAAATTTTTACTACGTACTTATAAAGCATCAATTTTAATAGAGAAAGGTTATAAACTGGTATTATTGGGTAATGGTAACGATACTGATACTTTAAAGGAATATACTCAAAATCTAGATTTACAAAAGCATGTAGTTTTTATACCATATGTAGAAAATCCTTTACCATACGTTAAACAAGCAAAGTTTACAGTGTTAACTAGTAATTTTGAAGGGTTTCCTATGGTGTTGTTAGAATCATTAGCATTAAAAACACCAGTTATTGCTGTAGATTGTAATTCTGGACCAAGAGAAATTATAGAACATAAATTTAACGGACTGTTAATTGAAACTAATAACGAAACAGCTTTTGAAAATGCTATGAATAGCTTTATATTAGACGACACTTTATATCAAAACTGTAAACAAAACAGTGTAAATAGCGTTAAGCAGTTTAGTATTAGTGAAATAGCAAAACAATGGGATAAAGCAATTACAGACCTTTTAAATTAA
- a CDS encoding FdtA/QdtA family cupin domain-containing protein, whose amino-acid sequence MKDTTIESARIIEIPKIEDPQGRGNLSVIEKDCVPFSIERVYYLYDVPSSAYRGGHAHKELQQLLLPLSGSFDVILKDGKNTKTVTLNKPNKGLLIVPGIWRELENFSSGAVCLVLASAVYNENDYISNFDTFKRIKS is encoded by the coding sequence ATGAAAGACACCACAATAGAATCAGCCAGAATAATAGAAATTCCTAAAATTGAAGATCCTCAAGGTCGTGGCAATTTATCGGTAATTGAAAAAGATTGTGTGCCATTTAGTATAGAGCGTGTTTATTATTTGTACGATGTGCCAAGTTCTGCTTATCGTGGTGGTCATGCTCATAAAGAATTGCAGCAATTATTACTACCATTAAGCGGAAGTTTTGATGTGATTTTAAAAGATGGTAAAAACACAAAAACAGTAACATTAAATAAGCCAAACAAAGGCTTGTTAATTGTACCTGGAATCTGGAGAGAATTAGAAAATTTTTCGTCTGGAGCTGTATGTTTGGTTTTAGCTTCTGCTGTTTATAATGAAAACGATTATATTTCTAATTTCGATACTTTTAAGCGTATAAAAAGTTAA
- a CDS encoding glycosyltransferase family 2 protein has translation MLSVLIPTYNYNVSTLVGVLHKQLSLQTTPFEILIFEDGSTHHLNTIDLSNTFVITNPTNIGRVRARNELANKAKYSWLLFLDADVMPKNKSFITNYLKTTSTNYKAIYGGFAYKKQVPNHNKTLRWTYGKTKEEKPAKLRNQKAYKIIISANYLIKKETFKLINSKINEAKGYGFDYYFGAFLKTNNINVLHIDNEVYHLGLDENEVYLNKVEQAVNTLLRFYKKNKALDTDNDLLKLFVTLNKYKLVRIFSKIHAVFKEEMKANLLSNKPSIKLLQFYRISYMCYQYVNEKT, from the coding sequence ATGCTTTCAGTTTTAATTCCTACATATAATTATAACGTTTCTACTTTAGTTGGTGTTTTACATAAACAACTTAGTTTACAAACTACACCTTTTGAAATTTTAATTTTTGAAGACGGTAGTACTCATCATTTAAACACTATAGATTTGAGTAATACTTTTGTTATTACAAACCCAACAAATATTGGTCGTGTAAGAGCTAGAAATGAATTAGCTAACAAAGCTAAATACAGTTGGTTACTTTTTTTAGATGCAGATGTTATGCCTAAAAACAAAAGTTTTATTACAAATTATTTAAAAACCACGAGCACTAATTACAAAGCTATTTATGGCGGCTTTGCTTACAAAAAACAAGTACCAAATCACAATAAAACTTTACGCTGGACATATGGAAAAACTAAAGAAGAAAAGCCTGCAAAACTACGTAACCAAAAAGCCTATAAAATTATAATATCTGCCAACTATTTAATTAAAAAAGAGACTTTTAAATTAATAAACTCCAAAATTAATGAAGCCAAAGGTTATGGTTTTGATTATTATTTTGGCGCGTTTTTAAAAACTAATAACATTAATGTTTTACACATTGATAATGAGGTTTACCACTTAGGTCTTGATGAAAATGAGGTTTACTTAAATAAAGTTGAACAAGCAGTTAATACTTTATTAAGGTTTTATAAAAAGAATAAGGCGCTTGATACAGATAATGACCTTTTAAAATTATTTGTAACGCTTAATAAATATAAATTAGTAAGAATTTTTAGTAAAATTCATGCTGTATTTAAAGAAGAAATGAAAGCTAATTTACTTAGTAATAAACCCAGTATAAAACTATTACAGTTTTATCGAATTAGTTATATGTGTTACCAATATGTAAATGAAAAAACTTAA
- a CDS encoding glycosyltransferase family 39 protein, protein MKFKTKIYSISALGFCLLILQFAVNRSLWLDEAKLAYSIVDRNFLELLKPLDSGQMAPILYLWCTKLFVLIFGSNDLALRVFPFLMSLLSIVLLTKLSVLLIKDKTITLVVLLLFCLCPSVIYYSSEIKQYSTDIMVFLLLLYAYFKTYKSVKNQLIILSLVGILAVALSNVSIIAFFILGLYTLIFKLEKLKLLVFPFTVWLIAFALYYFTFLYNHPSKDLMQNYWEFAFMPLNPLSIDFWLWHKTNTTLVFTQLLKFPPQLYVYCIIIAVYGFGVFNLIKSKNYKLLYLVLVPVLVHLILSAFGLYPFYVRIILYQIPLYLITIAFGLSFLVKQLNRIVAKKIAVLCFLFPVAIYTFINVVKMPYLKEHIKPVYSFVNANIKPEHQVYVFSGNVDVFDYYKKIEYINFNNPIVLGEAHHYDYTGHHSQLNTLKGKVWFVFSHVFSPGKSGELESNYIIDYYKNKATIIKQVHHGRCVAYLLDIK, encoded by the coding sequence TTGAAATTTAAAACAAAAATTTATAGTATTTCTGCACTTGGTTTTTGCTTACTAATCTTACAATTCGCTGTAAATAGAAGCTTATGGCTTGACGAAGCAAAATTGGCTTATAGTATTGTAGATCGTAATTTTTTAGAATTATTGAAACCTTTAGATAGCGGGCAAATGGCACCAATTTTATATTTATGGTGTACTAAATTATTTGTTTTAATATTTGGTAGTAACGATTTGGCTCTTCGGGTTTTTCCGTTTTTAATGTCTTTATTATCAATTGTTTTACTTACTAAACTTAGTGTACTGTTAATTAAAGATAAAACGATAACATTAGTTGTTTTATTGCTGTTTTGTTTGTGTCCTTCTGTAATTTATTATAGTTCTGAAATTAAACAATACAGCACAGATATAATGGTGTTTTTATTGCTACTATATGCTTATTTTAAAACTTATAAAAGTGTAAAAAATCAATTGATAATTTTAAGTTTAGTTGGTATTTTAGCAGTAGCATTATCTAATGTATCTATAATAGCTTTTTTTATTTTAGGCTTATATACTTTAATTTTTAAGCTCGAAAAACTTAAACTATTAGTCTTTCCTTTTACAGTTTGGTTAATAGCTTTTGCGTTGTATTATTTTACGTTTTTATATAATCACCCATCTAAAGATTTAATGCAAAATTATTGGGAGTTTGCATTTATGCCATTAAATCCTTTATCTATAGATTTTTGGCTTTGGCACAAAACCAATACCACTTTGGTATTTACACAATTATTAAAATTTCCTCCACAATTGTATGTGTACTGTATTATAATTGCGGTGTATGGTTTTGGTGTTTTTAATTTAATTAAAAGTAAAAATTACAAGTTACTATACCTTGTTTTAGTTCCTGTATTGGTTCATTTAATCTTATCGGCATTTGGTTTGTACCCTTTTTATGTTAGAATCATTTTGTACCAAATACCATTGTACTTAATTACTATAGCATTTGGTTTAAGCTTTTTAGTAAAGCAGTTAAATAGAATAGTGGCAAAAAAAATAGCTGTATTATGCTTTTTGTTTCCTGTAGCTATATATACGTTTATAAATGTTGTAAAAATGCCTTATTTAAAAGAACATATAAAGCCTGTTTATAGTTTTGTAAACGCTAATATTAAACCCGAACATCAAGTATATGTATTTAGCGGTAATGTAGATGTGTTTGATTATTATAAAAAAATAGAGTACATAAATTTTAATAATCCAATTGTTTTAGGTGAAGCGCACCATTACGATTATACAGGTCACCATTCCCAATTAAACACATTAAAAGGTAAAGTATGGTTTGTGTTTTCGCATGTGTTTAGTCCTGGAAAAAGTGGCGAATTAGAGTCTAATTATATTATAGATTACTACAAAAATAAAGCGACCATTATAAAACAAGTACATCATGGTAGATGTGTAGCTTATTTATTAGATATTAAATAA
- a CDS encoding cell division ATP-binding protein FtsE codes for MPNTVLEFKDASIFQGESLVLKDVNVQINKGDFVYLIGKTGSGKSSFMKTLYADLPLKTGTGSIVDFNLKTLKEKDIPFLRRKLGVVFQDFKLLTDRTVNANLEFVLKATGWKDKAAMAARMEEVLNKVGMKTTGFKFPHELSGGEQQRVAIARALLNNPELILADEPTGNLDPQTSVEIMEVLQEINKNGNTILMATHDYALLLKYPSKTLKCDENQVFEVVQRKA; via the coding sequence ATGCCAAATACTGTTTTAGAGTTTAAAGATGCTTCTATTTTTCAAGGTGAAAGTCTCGTTTTAAAAGACGTTAACGTTCAAATTAATAAAGGAGATTTTGTTTATTTAATAGGAAAAACGGGCTCTGGAAAAAGTAGTTTTATGAAAACACTTTATGCCGATTTACCTTTAAAAACTGGCACTGGAAGCATTGTAGATTTTAATTTAAAAACCTTAAAGGAAAAAGACATCCCGTTTTTAAGACGCAAACTTGGTGTTGTATTTCAAGATTTTAAACTGTTAACAGACCGTACTGTAAATGCAAATTTAGAGTTTGTTTTAAAAGCAACTGGTTGGAAAGACAAAGCTGCTATGGCTGCGCGTATGGAAGAAGTGTTAAATAAAGTTGGCATGAAAACCACTGGTTTTAAATTCCCACATGAATTGTCTGGTGGAGAGCAACAACGTGTTGCAATTGCTCGTGCCCTTTTAAATAATCCTGAATTAATTTTAGCCGATGAGCCTACTGGAAATCTAGACCCACAAACTAGTGTTGAAATTATGGAAGTATTACAAGAAATTAATAAAAACGGTAATACTATTTTAATGGCAACTCATGATTATGCTTTGCTTTTAAAGTACCCAAGTAAAACTTTAAAGTGTGATGAAAATCAAGTTTTTGAAGTTGTACAACGTAAAGCCTAA